From Streptomyces sp. NBC_00683, one genomic window encodes:
- a CDS encoding acyl-CoA carboxylase subunit beta — MTDVMWTAPDPAEAPVNRKHPREQVAELLDTRELARGGTGDRATAAQHAKGKLTARERIELLLDDGTFTEVEQLRRHRATGFGLEDKRPYTDGVVTGWGEVHGRLVFVYAHDFRIFGGALGEAHAQKIHKIMDMAIRAGAPLVSLNDGAGARIQEGVSALAGYGGIFSRNTRASGVIPQISVMLGPCAGGAAYSPALTDFVFMVRGTSQMFITGPDVIHTVTGERVTQNGLGGADVHASVSGVAHFVYDDEQTCLEEVRYLLSMLPLNNRELPPAAPTSDSPDRLCEALLDLVPSDSNRPYDMRAVIEELADEGEYLEVHEHWAHNVLCVLARLDGQVVGFVASQPQWLAGVLDIPASEKAAGFVQFCDSFNIPLVTLLDVPGFLPGVDQEHGGIIRHGAKLLYAYCNATVPRISVVLRKAYGGAYIVMDSRSIGSDLAYAWPTNEIAVMGAEGAVDVVARREIAAADHPETTRARKIREYRDELMHPYYAAERGLVDDVIDPRETRSVLISSLRMLCRKHADLPQRKHGNPPI; from the coding sequence ATGACCGATGTGATGTGGACCGCCCCGGATCCCGCCGAGGCTCCGGTGAACCGCAAGCATCCGCGCGAGCAGGTCGCCGAACTCCTCGACACGCGGGAGCTGGCACGCGGCGGCACCGGTGACCGTGCCACCGCGGCCCAGCATGCCAAGGGCAAACTGACCGCACGCGAACGCATCGAACTTCTCCTGGACGACGGCACGTTCACCGAGGTGGAGCAGCTGCGCCGGCACCGGGCGACCGGCTTCGGGCTGGAGGACAAGCGGCCCTACACCGACGGTGTGGTCACCGGGTGGGGCGAGGTGCACGGCCGGCTCGTCTTCGTCTACGCCCACGACTTCCGCATCTTCGGGGGCGCGCTCGGCGAGGCCCACGCGCAGAAGATCCACAAGATCATGGACATGGCCATCCGGGCGGGCGCGCCCCTGGTCTCCCTCAACGACGGCGCGGGCGCCCGTATCCAGGAGGGCGTCAGCGCCTTGGCCGGCTACGGCGGCATCTTCAGCCGCAACACCCGGGCCTCGGGCGTCATCCCGCAGATCTCGGTGATGCTCGGGCCGTGCGCGGGCGGCGCGGCCTACTCCCCCGCGCTCACCGATTTCGTCTTCATGGTCCGCGGCACCTCGCAGATGTTCATCACCGGCCCCGACGTGATCCACACCGTGACCGGTGAACGGGTCACCCAGAACGGTCTGGGCGGCGCCGACGTGCACGCGAGCGTCTCCGGCGTCGCGCACTTCGTGTACGACGACGAGCAGACCTGCCTCGAGGAGGTCCGCTACCTGCTGTCGATGCTGCCGCTGAACAACCGCGAACTGCCGCCCGCCGCGCCCACCTCCGACTCCCCGGACCGCCTCTGCGAGGCCCTCCTCGACCTGGTGCCGTCCGACAGTAACCGCCCGTACGACATGCGCGCCGTGATCGAGGAACTCGCCGACGAGGGTGAGTACCTGGAGGTGCACGAGCACTGGGCGCACAACGTGCTGTGCGTCCTGGCCCGGCTGGACGGCCAGGTCGTCGGCTTCGTCGCCAGCCAGCCCCAGTGGCTGGCCGGCGTCCTGGACATCCCGGCCTCGGAGAAGGCGGCCGGTTTCGTGCAGTTCTGCGACTCGTTCAACATCCCGCTGGTCACGTTGCTCGACGTGCCCGGCTTCCTGCCGGGGGTCGATCAGGAGCACGGCGGGATCATCCGGCACGGGGCGAAACTGCTGTACGCGTACTGCAACGCCACCGTGCCGCGGATATCCGTCGTCCTGCGCAAGGCGTACGGCGGCGCGTACATCGTGATGGACTCCCGTTCGATCGGCTCCGACCTGGCGTACGCGTGGCCGACCAACGAGATCGCCGTCATGGGCGCGGAAGGCGCGGTGGACGTCGTCGCCCGCCGCGAGATCGCCGCGGCCGACCATCCGGAGACGACCCGGGCCAGGAAGATCCGCGAGTACCGGGACGAGCTGATGCACCCGTACTACGCGGCGGAGCGGGGCCTGGTGGACGACGTGATCGACCCCCGCGAGACCCGCTCGGTGCTCATCAGCTCCCTGCGGATGCTCTGCAGGAAGCATGCGGACCTTCCCCAGCGCAAGCACGGCAACCCGCCCATATGA
- a CDS encoding metallophosphoesterase family protein, translated as MAGSDVRRLLAISDLHVVYAENRALVEELRPENEGDWLIVAGDVGEYAADVEWALDLLRRRFAKVIWAPGNHELWTPRDDEVQLRGEARYQYLVALCRRLGVVTPEDPYPVWDDGVDPVLIAPLFVGYDYSWRPAGTRTREQALALAEETGVVCTDEFLLHPDPYPRRDDWCRARAALTRRRLDEERGGLPTVLVNHYPLVREPTRILRYPEFALWCGTDLTADWHLRYNARTVVYGHLHIPRTTWHDGVRFEEVSVGYPREWRRRSGPPARLRPVLPAPVAQPS; from the coding sequence GTGGCCGGGTCCGACGTCCGACGGCTGCTGGCGATCAGCGACCTGCACGTGGTGTACGCCGAGAACCGCGCCCTCGTCGAGGAGCTCCGCCCGGAGAACGAAGGCGACTGGCTCATCGTCGCGGGCGATGTCGGAGAGTACGCCGCCGACGTCGAATGGGCCCTCGACCTGCTGCGGCGCCGCTTCGCCAAGGTGATCTGGGCCCCCGGCAACCACGAGCTCTGGACCCCGCGCGACGACGAGGTGCAACTGCGCGGCGAGGCGCGCTACCAGTATCTGGTGGCGCTGTGCCGCCGCCTCGGCGTGGTGACGCCCGAGGACCCGTACCCGGTCTGGGACGACGGAGTCGATCCGGTCCTGATCGCGCCCCTGTTCGTCGGCTACGACTACAGCTGGCGTCCGGCCGGCACCCGCACCAGGGAGCAGGCGCTGGCCCTGGCGGAGGAGACCGGCGTCGTCTGCACCGACGAGTTCCTCCTGCACCCCGACCCGTACCCGCGACGCGACGACTGGTGCCGGGCACGCGCCGCGCTGACGAGGCGGCGGCTCGACGAGGAGCGTGGCGGGCTGCCCACCGTGCTGGTCAACCACTACCCGCTGGTGAGGGAGCCGACCAGGATCCTCCGGTACCCCGAATTCGCCCTGTGGTGCGGCACCGACCTGACCGCCGACTGGCACCTGCGCTACAACGCCCGCACTGTCGTCTACGGCCACCTCCACATCCCCCGTACCACCTGGCACGACGGTGTGCGGTTCGAGGAGGTGTCGGTCGGCTACCCGCGTGAATGGCGACGCCGCTCCGGCCCGCCCGCACGGCTCCGCCCGGTCCTGCCCGCACCGGTCGCCCAGCCCTCCTGA
- a CDS encoding helix-turn-helix transcriptional regulator — MQREEQLARLRRTYRACQEQGRGQVALLSGTVGCGKTELLEVFGEWVASVGGRVLRAAGSRAERGLPLGVIWQLLHSAPLEPEAAAQTDELLADAFGRLTRAAGAGEELPPDDASWVRVLHGVFTSLTGLGDDHPVAVAVDDLHHADAASLQCLLYVIRRFRRAPVMIVLAETTTLRPAHPLLRAELFSQPSFRRYTLPLLTVDAVARLVERDAYGRAGSPAHEAAAGLLGLTGGNPLLVRALLDEKAGSPGGESAHGPVPSDAFDQAVLHCLYRHEPGVRQVARALAVLDRAASAELLGRLLGVPPDSTAPAMRLLRGAGLTDSGRLRHPRIQGLVVSDMPAEERRRLHRRAAEMLYERGAEAGEVARHLAASAWTDVPWAAPVPSHAVAKALSAARPGAAAPEPDRHAGEPRDTDGDVLSEAQRRVAALAARGHTNQQISRRLFITVSTVEQHLTRVYRKLDVRRRTDLPERLDAGREPLDEENAHSTEAC; from the coding sequence GTGCAACGCGAGGAACAACTGGCCCGTCTGCGGCGGACATACCGTGCCTGCCAGGAGCAGGGACGCGGGCAGGTGGCGCTCCTGAGCGGGACCGTGGGCTGCGGCAAGACCGAGTTGCTGGAGGTCTTCGGAGAGTGGGTGGCCTCCGTGGGCGGGCGGGTGCTGCGCGCCGCCGGGTCCAGGGCGGAACGCGGGCTTCCGCTGGGTGTGATCTGGCAGCTCCTGCACAGCGCGCCATTGGAACCGGAGGCCGCCGCCCAGACCGACGAGCTCCTGGCGGACGCCTTCGGACGGCTCACCCGGGCCGCCGGGGCCGGCGAGGAGCTGCCCCCGGACGACGCCTCCTGGGTGCGGGTCCTGCACGGAGTGTTCACCTCGCTGACCGGCCTGGGCGACGACCACCCGGTGGCCGTCGCCGTGGACGACCTCCACCACGCGGACGCGGCCTCGCTCCAGTGCCTGCTGTACGTGATCCGGCGGTTCCGGCGGGCACCCGTCATGATCGTGCTGGCCGAGACGACCACGCTGCGACCGGCCCATCCGCTCTTACGGGCCGAGCTGTTCAGCCAGCCCTCCTTCCGGCGCTACACCCTGCCGCTGCTGACCGTCGACGCCGTCGCCCGGCTCGTCGAACGTGACGCCTACGGCCGGGCCGGGAGCCCCGCGCACGAGGCGGCCGCCGGTCTCCTCGGCCTCACCGGCGGCAACCCGCTCCTCGTCCGTGCCCTCCTCGACGAGAAGGCCGGAAGCCCGGGAGGGGAGAGCGCGCACGGGCCGGTCCCCAGCGACGCCTTCGACCAGGCGGTGCTCCACTGCCTCTACCGGCACGAGCCGGGCGTCCGGCAGGTGGCGCGGGCCCTGGCCGTGCTCGACCGGGCGGCGTCCGCCGAACTGCTCGGCCGGCTCCTCGGCGTTCCGCCGGACTCCACCGCGCCGGCGATGCGGTTGCTGCGCGGTGCCGGCCTCACCGATTCGGGTCGGCTCCGCCATCCGCGGATCCAGGGCCTGGTCGTCTCCGACATGCCGGCCGAGGAGCGCAGGCGGCTGCACCGGCGCGCCGCCGAGATGCTGTACGAGCGGGGGGCGGAGGCGGGCGAGGTCGCCCGGCACCTGGCCGCCTCCGCCTGGACGGACGTCCCGTGGGCGGCTCCTGTGCCGTCGCACGCCGTGGCGAAGGCGTTGTCCGCCGCCCGGCCGGGCGCGGCGGCCCCCGAGCCGGACCGTCACGCCGGGGAGCCACGGGACACGGACGGCGACGTGCTCAGCGAAGCACAGCGGCGGGTGGCTGCGCTGGCCGCGCGAGGGCACACGAACCAGCAGATCTCCCGCAGGCTGTTCATCACAGTGAGCACCGTCGAGCAGCATCTGACCAGGGTCTACCGGAAGTTGGACGTCAGGCGGCGCACCGACCTGCCTGAGCGGCTGGACGCCGGCCGGGAGCCGCTGGACGAGGAGAACGCACACAGTACCGAGGCCTGCTGA
- a CDS encoding 4'-phosphopantetheinyl transferase family protein — protein MIERILPTSVVVAESFGEPAGMSLLPEEEPFVAAAVEKRRREFTAVRHCARQALGALGMPPTPILSGPRGAPVWPAGVVGSMTHCEGYCASVLARSSEFAALGVDAEPHGPLPEGVLEAIGLPGERARTGQLSAQAPAVCWDRLLFSAKESVYKAWFPLTGRPLGFEEADIVFDRRAGTFTARVLAPRPPVAVLTGRFLVDPRLVCTGVTLPAARGAAG, from the coding sequence GTGATCGAGCGGATACTGCCGACGTCCGTCGTCGTGGCCGAGTCCTTCGGGGAACCGGCCGGTATGTCGCTCCTGCCCGAGGAGGAACCGTTCGTCGCGGCGGCGGTGGAGAAACGCCGGCGTGAGTTCACCGCCGTGCGGCACTGCGCCCGGCAGGCGCTGGGCGCGCTGGGGATGCCGCCGACGCCGATCCTCAGCGGTCCGCGCGGCGCCCCGGTCTGGCCGGCGGGCGTGGTCGGCAGCATGACGCACTGCGAGGGCTACTGCGCGTCCGTCCTGGCGCGTTCCTCGGAGTTCGCCGCGCTCGGGGTGGACGCCGAACCGCACGGCCCGCTGCCGGAAGGGGTGCTGGAGGCCATCGGGCTGCCGGGCGAGCGGGCCCGTACCGGGCAGCTGTCCGCACAAGCTCCCGCGGTCTGCTGGGACCGGCTGCTCTTCAGCGCCAAGGAGTCGGTGTACAAGGCGTGGTTCCCGCTCACCGGCCGCCCTCTGGGTTTCGAGGAGGCGGACATCGTCTTCGATCGCCGCGCCGGTACGTTCACGGCCCGCGTCCTCGCTCCCCGTCCGCCGGTGGCCGTACTGACCGGCCGGTTCCTGGTGGACCCGCGGCTGGTGTGCACCGGCGTAACCCTTCCCGCGGCGCGCGGTGCGGCCGGCTGA
- a CDS encoding cytochrome P450 → MRPSERQLRAQLAFFHDFIRVQADLGDPYAKVLSVPESPYPHFEEIRARGLLHQSSIGAWVTADHGLANQILRDRRFGVRKAGGEKLPEFIGFDNSLLGADPPDHTRLRRIAAPTLNPRMAEGWRSRIQEICDRLIDDLLAEDGPFDLMTAFAQRLPVALIADLVGIPDRCRDDFHRISRRMTPLLEGVVTYEQTQSTESAIREITELLVDVIAQRKADPQDDMITRLLALVDEGSMSMAELVPMATFVPLAGSETTVNLIGNGVLALLTHPEQWRLLVERPELAAGVAEETLRFDPPVQQYRRIVHERLELAGCTLPVDAELAVMVGGANRDPKVFPDPNTFDITRSVGADTLAFSAGIHYCMGASLAKLEAEVAFQALATRIPRLRRAGRIRRGSSFIIRGMAEFPVAAR, encoded by the coding sequence ATGCGGCCGAGCGAACGACAGTTGCGGGCGCAGCTGGCCTTCTTCCACGACTTCATCCGCGTGCAGGCCGACCTGGGCGACCCGTACGCCAAGGTGCTGAGCGTTCCGGAGAGCCCGTACCCCCACTTCGAGGAGATCCGGGCCCGGGGGCTTCTCCATCAGAGCTCCATCGGCGCCTGGGTGACCGCGGACCACGGACTCGCCAACCAGATCCTGCGGGACCGGCGTTTCGGGGTCCGGAAGGCCGGCGGGGAGAAACTCCCGGAGTTCATCGGCTTCGACAACTCGCTGCTCGGCGCCGATCCGCCGGACCACACCAGGCTGCGCCGCATCGCGGCCCCCACCCTCAACCCCCGCATGGCCGAGGGCTGGCGGTCCCGTATCCAGGAGATCTGCGACCGGCTGATCGACGATCTCCTTGCCGAGGACGGGCCGTTCGACCTGATGACGGCCTTCGCGCAGCGGCTGCCCGTCGCCCTGATCGCCGACCTCGTGGGGATCCCGGACCGCTGTCGTGACGACTTCCACCGCATCAGCCGCCGGATGACGCCGCTGCTGGAGGGCGTGGTCACCTACGAGCAGACGCAGAGCACCGAGTCGGCGATCCGGGAGATCACGGAACTCCTCGTCGACGTCATCGCGCAGCGCAAGGCCGATCCGCAGGACGACATGATCACGCGGCTGCTGGCACTGGTCGACGAGGGCAGCATGAGCATGGCCGAGCTCGTGCCGATGGCGACCTTCGTGCCACTGGCCGGCAGCGAGACCACCGTCAACCTGATCGGCAACGGGGTCCTGGCGCTGCTGACCCACCCCGAGCAGTGGCGGCTGCTCGTCGAGCGGCCCGAGCTGGCCGCCGGCGTGGCCGAGGAGACCCTGCGCTTCGACCCGCCCGTCCAGCAGTACCGGCGCATCGTCCACGAGCGGCTCGAACTGGCCGGCTGCACGCTGCCCGTCGACGCGGAGCTGGCGGTCATGGTCGGCGGGGCCAACCGCGATCCGAAGGTGTTCCCCGACCCGAACACCTTCGACATCACGCGCAGCGTCGGCGCCGACACCCTGGCGTTCTCCGCGGGCATCCATTACTGCATGGGCGCGTCGCTGGCGAAGCTCGAGGCGGAGGTCGCGTTCCAGGCGCTGGCCACGCGGATCCCGCGGCTGCGCCGGGCGGGCCGGATCCGGCGCGGTAGCTCGTTCATCATCCGCGGCATGGCGGAGTTCCCGGTGGCGGCCCGTTGA
- a CDS encoding AAA family ATPase — MVRVEWDAELAVLRASLAACVVGAGGSVVIRGPVGVGKTELLRSLAREAAAAGVAYVGATGSHAEQTNPMGAMTQIFAGLDLQEEEAARAQRLLEAGALTSMLHGSDDESTAQVVVPVLHGLTGIILAAAERAPLLIGVDDAHFVDTDSLECLRYLVRRIDHAPVLVVLNDNTTVRPARPMIWAQLLSQPHRQLIRLNMLSPVGVAAVLRAEAIDLGDNTPATLYEATGGSPLLLMAFVEELRAAQARRQAGHPETSIPASGHVFGQAVLNCLMRSDPSLLPVVRAVAALDEAVPAAFLAELLDWTTSATEWALDAATEAGLIANGRLRHRRSREVVLDLMGPQERVALHARVAGLLDRAGASPVRVARHWVAARQPTPPGSVPVLLKAAEQALAEDDSGLALDCLRLTDREEAHPDARVGIDALLARAKWRLDPVFAEHHVDRLLDAFRSGQLSREDSLTLVAPLEWYGRPAEAEAVLARVEASAGPERPDSSSVPLHNARMALAYWYPGVVEPVKEPPAASSARSVTAAGPRTLAAGLVHAVHTSGYTDEVVADAKALLQSCRLEDHTLYPILIALETLIFADCLDTAGSWCDRLLDEARRRSAPTWLAVFCGLRAMVSHRQGDLAEAEGHALASLRQIPPRGLGILIGIPLSVLIMTATRAGENEQALSHLNMAVPDAMFQTTVGLHYRRARGHYYLACGRHEAAIEDFEACGDLMRRWGSDLPGLVPWRTDLAAARLAGGLSAGTLAADQIALLGTQNVRTRGITLRVLAASSEPRSRPPILREAVELLQACGDQLELAETLAVLSNAQHALGEYTHARVIGRRAQQFASQIMVTVPEQRQRPPAETSPAIASLADDPATFELSDAERRVASLAAQGCTNRQIARKLFVTVSTVEQHLTRVYRKLRINSRSDLPASLLSWAGEPT; from the coding sequence ATGGTCCGTGTCGAATGGGATGCCGAACTGGCGGTGCTGCGCGCGTCTCTCGCCGCATGTGTCGTCGGCGCCGGAGGCTCGGTGGTCATCCGCGGCCCGGTAGGGGTCGGCAAGACCGAACTGCTGCGCAGTCTGGCGCGGGAGGCGGCCGCGGCCGGGGTCGCCTACGTCGGCGCCACCGGGTCCCACGCCGAGCAGACCAATCCGATGGGGGCGATGACCCAGATCTTCGCCGGGCTGGACCTGCAGGAGGAGGAGGCCGCCCGGGCCCAGCGTCTGCTGGAGGCCGGCGCGCTCACCTCCATGCTGCACGGCAGCGACGACGAGTCGACGGCCCAGGTCGTCGTGCCGGTCCTGCACGGGCTGACCGGCATCATCCTGGCCGCGGCCGAACGGGCGCCCCTGCTGATCGGGGTCGACGACGCCCACTTCGTGGACACGGACTCCCTGGAGTGTCTGCGGTACCTGGTGCGGCGTATCGACCACGCACCCGTCCTCGTCGTGCTCAACGACAACACCACCGTCCGGCCGGCGCGGCCGATGATCTGGGCCCAGCTGCTCAGCCAGCCGCACCGTCAGCTGATCCGCCTCAACATGCTTTCACCGGTGGGCGTCGCCGCGGTGCTGCGGGCCGAGGCGATCGACCTCGGGGACAACACCCCGGCAACCCTCTACGAGGCGACCGGCGGCAGCCCGCTGCTGCTCATGGCTTTCGTCGAGGAGCTCCGGGCGGCGCAGGCGCGCCGGCAGGCCGGCCATCCCGAGACGTCGATCCCGGCCTCCGGGCACGTCTTCGGGCAGGCCGTACTGAACTGCCTGATGCGCAGCGATCCGAGCCTCCTGCCGGTGGTGCGTGCCGTCGCCGCGCTGGACGAGGCGGTGCCCGCCGCTTTCCTGGCCGAACTGCTGGACTGGACGACCTCCGCCACCGAGTGGGCCCTCGATGCCGCCACCGAGGCCGGTCTGATCGCCAACGGCCGCCTGCGCCACCGGCGTTCCCGCGAGGTGGTGCTGGACCTGATGGGCCCGCAGGAACGCGTCGCGCTGCATGCCCGGGTCGCCGGGCTGCTGGACCGGGCCGGCGCCTCGCCGGTGCGCGTGGCGCGGCACTGGGTGGCCGCGCGCCAGCCCACGCCGCCCGGGTCGGTACCGGTCCTGCTGAAGGCGGCCGAGCAGGCGCTGGCGGAGGACGACAGCGGCCTCGCCCTCGACTGTCTGCGGCTGACCGACCGCGAGGAGGCCCACCCGGACGCACGCGTGGGCATCGACGCCTTACTGGCGCGTGCGAAATGGCGGCTCGACCCCGTCTTCGCGGAACACCATGTGGACAGGCTCCTGGACGCCTTCCGGTCCGGACAGCTCTCCCGCGAGGACTCCCTCACGCTGGTCGCCCCTCTGGAGTGGTACGGCCGGCCGGCCGAGGCAGAAGCGGTGCTGGCACGGGTCGAGGCGTCGGCCGGGCCCGAGAGGCCCGACAGCTCCTCGGTTCCGCTGCACAACGCCCGCATGGCGCTGGCGTACTGGTATCCCGGAGTGGTCGAACCGGTGAAGGAGCCGCCGGCCGCCTCGTCGGCGCGGTCCGTCACCGCGGCCGGGCCAAGGACGCTGGCTGCGGGCCTCGTCCACGCGGTCCACACCTCCGGATACACCGACGAGGTCGTGGCCGACGCCAAGGCGCTGCTGCAGAGCTGCCGCCTGGAGGACCACACCCTCTATCCCATCCTGATCGCCCTCGAGACGCTGATCTTCGCGGACTGCCTGGACACGGCGGGGTCCTGGTGCGACCGCCTGCTCGACGAGGCGCGACGGCGGTCGGCACCCACCTGGCTGGCCGTGTTCTGCGGACTGCGGGCGATGGTGAGTCACCGCCAGGGCGACCTGGCCGAGGCCGAGGGGCATGCCCTCGCGAGCCTCCGGCAGATCCCGCCCAGAGGGCTGGGCATACTGATCGGCATCCCGCTGTCCGTCCTGATCATGACCGCCACCCGGGCGGGCGAGAACGAACAGGCTCTCAGCCATCTGAACATGGCGGTGCCGGACGCCATGTTCCAGACCACGGTCGGACTGCACTACCGGCGCGCCCGCGGCCACTACTACCTCGCGTGCGGGCGCCATGAGGCCGCGATCGAGGACTTCGAGGCCTGCGGAGACCTGATGCGCCGCTGGGGCTCGGACCTTCCGGGCCTGGTGCCGTGGCGCACCGACCTCGCCGCGGCCCGGCTGGCGGGCGGGCTCTCCGCCGGCACTCTGGCCGCCGACCAGATCGCGCTGCTCGGCACCCAGAACGTCCGCACCCGGGGCATCACGCTGCGGGTCCTCGCCGCCTCCAGCGAACCGCGCAGCCGGCCACCGATCCTGCGCGAGGCGGTCGAGCTGCTGCAGGCCTGCGGGGACCAGCTGGAGCTGGCCGAGACCCTGGCCGTGCTGAGCAACGCCCAGCACGCCCTCGGCGAGTACACGCACGCCCGGGTCATCGGCCGCCGGGCGCAGCAGTTCGCCAGCCAGATCATGGTGACCGTGCCGGAGCAACGGCAACGCCCGCCCGCGGAGACGAGCCCGGCGATCGCCTCCCTGGCGGACGATCCGGCCACCTTCGAACTCAGCGACGCAGAACGCCGGGTCGCCTCGCTCGCGGCCCAGGGCTGCACCAACCGGCAGATCGCCCGGAAACTGTTCGTCACGGTCAGCACGGTCGAACAGCATCTGACCCGGGTCTACCGCAAACTGCGGATCAACAGCCGCTCGGACCTGCCGGCCAGCTTGCTCTCCTGGGCAGGAGAGCCGACCTGA
- a CDS encoding thioesterase II family protein, whose protein sequence is MTTAQDDTGLWIRRYHPAPDSAVRLLCLPHAGGSASFYFPVSRSLSPDVEVLAVQYPGRQDRRSEPNIEDLPSLARAILGTLDGWLDKPLALFGHSMGATVGFELARMLEQERGVTPAWLFTSGRRAPSMPRDERIHLESDAGFIKELQRLQGTDGNILGDEEMLRMILPATRSDYRAAETYDYVPGPPLNCPVTAFVGDDDPKATVEEARAWKNHTGAEFDFHVFDGGHFFLTTHQTRLLKIMLSQLQSLSSPANPPRTGP, encoded by the coding sequence ATGACGACTGCGCAGGACGACACCGGTTTGTGGATCCGCCGGTATCATCCGGCACCGGACAGTGCCGTCAGGCTGCTGTGCCTGCCGCACGCCGGCGGCTCCGCCAGCTTCTATTTCCCGGTCTCCCGGTCTCTTTCACCGGACGTCGAAGTCCTGGCCGTGCAGTATCCGGGCCGCCAGGACCGGCGTTCGGAGCCGAACATCGAAGATCTACCCTCCTTGGCGCGGGCGATCCTCGGCACACTCGACGGGTGGCTCGACAAGCCGCTCGCGCTGTTCGGGCACAGCATGGGCGCGACGGTCGGCTTCGAGCTGGCGCGCATGCTCGAGCAGGAACGGGGCGTGACTCCGGCCTGGTTGTTCACCTCGGGGCGGCGGGCGCCGTCCATGCCGAGGGACGAACGGATCCACCTGGAGTCCGACGCGGGGTTCATCAAGGAGCTGCAGCGTCTGCAGGGCACCGACGGCAACATCCTCGGCGACGAGGAGATGCTGCGCATGATCCTGCCGGCCACCCGTTCGGACTACCGGGCGGCGGAGACCTACGACTACGTGCCCGGTCCCCCGCTGAACTGTCCGGTCACCGCCTTCGTGGGCGACGACGACCCGAAGGCCACGGTCGAGGAGGCACGGGCCTGGAAGAACCACACCGGCGCCGAGTTCGACTTCCACGTCTTCGACGGTGGGCACTTCTTTCTCACGACGCATCAGACCCGGCTGCTGAAAATCATGCTGAGTCAGTTGCAATCCCTGTCGTCTCCCGCAAACCCACCCCGAACCGGCCCGTAA